Genomic DNA from Paenibacillus sp. KS-LC4:
TCAAAGCGTGCCGTATCCTTCGTATGTCCGGTAGACATCGTGAGCAAGTGGCGTATTTTAAGCCCGCCCATATTGGCTTTGATCGCCTCAGTCGCTTCCTCGGGAAAATAGTCCAGCACCGCATCCTCCACGGAAAGCAGACCTTCTTCCACCGCGAAGCCAATCGCCATGGAGCTCAAGCTTTTAGTCAACGAATAAGCGATGTGCTGCCGATCTGCCTGATAGGGCGTCCACCAGCCTTCGGCTACGACATGCCCATGTCGAATCATCATCAAGCCATGCAGATCCAAATGATTATCCGCAATGCCTGCCAAAAAAGAACGAATAGCTGTCGAGCTTATTCCCTGACTTTCCGGTGTTGCACGAGGTAATTCGTAAGTATTCTGCATGGTCGTCTCCTCTTAAAAGGACTAATTATTTTCGGCTATTTATTAAAGCGTCAAGCCCAAGAGCAAGCGAACCGGATAGTCCCGCATTATCACCTAGTCCTGGCGATACGATGTACTCTTCAATGTTTTGCAATATTTCCGCTGCCTGCACGTAACCATTCAAGGCGCGTTTCACTTCGGCGTGAATAAGCGGGAATAGCTGCAATTGATGCATAACGCCGCCGCCCAAAATAATTTTGCGAGGCGACAGCAGCAAAATGCTGCCCGCTACAGCCTGTGCGATATAAAAAGCTTCTATCTCCCACGCCTTATGCTCTGGTGGAAGCTCTACCGCCTTCACGCCCCAGCGCTTCTCAATAGCAGGACCTGCCGCTACGCCTTCCAAGCAGTCGCCATGATAAGGACAGAAGCCATCATACGTATCCTCAGGATGACGACGGGTCAAAATATGGCCGCCCTCCGGGTGCACAAGTCCGTGGACCAGCTTGCCCTCCGAATAAACACCGACGCCCACGCCAGTGCCAATCGTATAATAAATACAGCTGTCCAAGCCTTTCGCAGCACCCCACACCGCTTCTCCATAAGCAGCAGCGTTAACATCCGTATCCCAGCCATAAGGCACGTCATAATGCGCTTTCAATGCGCCAAGAAAATCGAAATTCCCCCAGCCCGGTTTAGGCGTTGTCGTAACAAACCCATATTGCGGGCTGGATTTATCAATATTAATTGGACCGAATGTGCCGACGCCAATAGCCTCGACCTGCTTGTCCTTGAAATAGTCGACTACATTCGCCATCGTTATTTCTGGTTTTTCCGTCGGAAAGCTTACGCGATCCTCAATGACGCCATGCTCATTGCCAACGCCACACACAAATTTTGTGCCGCCTGCCTCAATTGCTCCAATACGCACGATAATCCCTGCTTTCTATTCCTATGATCTAACAGAAATATACCATGCTGGGCAGCTAAGTGCCACCGTATATGCAAGAAAGCCTGCCTGAAGTCTAGCTGCTTCAGAACAGACTCCTGCGCTTGTAGCGGGGAACTGCCTTTTTCGTAAAACGGTTGGCATAGGAGGAAGCCGCATAGGAATCCGGCTTGACACGCGCAGCATAGGTTCCCATTCCCTGCACCCGCTCTACCATTTCCTGCACATAAAGCGAGGTTTCATTAACAGAAGGTACCGTACCTGCATCAATATCAATGAAGTGCGCCAGTGATGCCCCTTCATATACATAGGGCAGCAGCAAATCCTCCATTCGCTGCAGCACGCCATCCATAAAATAATAAGCAACCTCCTGCGACAATACCGTTTCCAGCGTCAGCTTTTCTCTGAGCTTCATCATTTCCCTGGGAACTACCGTTTGGCGATAGCAGGCCCAAGCCCCTTTTCCAATTCTACGAATGACAACCCCCGTTACAAACTTCGTATACCCCCGAAATACTTGACTGTCCGTTCCGACTACAAAATGATAGGAGGCATGCACATCTCCAGCAATAAAGCTGCAAATCCGCTCACTCACATCCTGAAAGGATAAACGCCTTTCGGTCACATTTTGGAACGATAATCCCTCAGGTATAATCAACTGCTGATTGCTTCCCACTATGGATACGATCGCAAATTCCTCCCCGTGCGATAAGGTGAAACGGCTCCTTTTTATACCTATGCAAACAGTGCCGCAAAATAGTATTCGCCACCCGTTCAATAAAATGGGATATGTCAGCTCTAAATAAAAAAATAATAAATCCGATATAATAAGTAGTTAACCATATATAAATGGCAAAAAAAGCCGCAAGGGGGAAATAAGTGAAGACCGCTCTTAAAATCCGATTCATCATTTTTACTGTCATCATAGTTGCTTTAATCGCTACCGGCTGCACAACTAAAGCCGCCACCACAGAGCCTGCCGCAACGGAAAATGGGCAAAAAACGCTTAAGGTTTATTGGTGGGGCAATGACGTGAGGCGTGAAAAAACGCTTAAAGTCATTGATTTATTTGAAAAGCAATATCCAAATATAAAAATTGAGCCGGTAGATGCAACAAATGCAGATTATTGGACGCTGCTCGCTATGACAGCTGCTGATCAAGACTTCCCTGATGTCATTCAAATGGATTACAAATTTATTGATGAGTATGCCAAGCGCAAGCTGATTTTGCCGCTGGATGATTTGGCTGCCTCTGGCAAGCTTGATCTTACCGATCTGGATGCAAGCTCGCGCACGACAGGCACGATAGACGACAAGCTTTACGGCGTCGTTACCGGGATAAATGCCTTGAGCATGATGTACAATCCGGAAATATTCGAGCAAGCTGGCATTCCTGTTCCAGCAGCCAGCTATACGTATGAAGATCTCATTCAAACCGCCCGCGACCTTAAGGAAAAAATCAGCGACCCGAACTTTGTCCCGATCGGTACGGATTCTCTAGACTTTGCCTATTACATCAGACAGCGGGGCGCAAGCTATTATTCCAAGGATGGCAGCTCGCTTGGCTACGATAAGGATGAATATTTGTCCGACTACTTCACAATGGAGAAAATGCTGATTGATGAAGGCCTAATGGCAAGCGCGGCCGTTCTCAAAGACCGCTCGGCTGACAAGGATTCTCTTATCGTCAATCAGCTTGCTG
This window encodes:
- a CDS encoding ROK family protein, whose product is MRIGAIEAGGTKFVCGVGNEHGVIEDRVSFPTEKPEITMANVVDYFKDKQVEAIGVGTFGPINIDKSSPQYGFVTTTPKPGWGNFDFLGALKAHYDVPYGWDTDVNAAAYGEAVWGAAKGLDSCIYYTIGTGVGVGVYSEGKLVHGLVHPEGGHILTRRHPEDTYDGFCPYHGDCLEGVAAGPAIEKRWGVKAVELPPEHKAWEIEAFYIAQAVAGSILLLSPRKIILGGGVMHQLQLFPLIHAEVKRALNGYVQAAEILQNIEEYIVSPGLGDNAGLSGSLALGLDALINSRK
- a CDS encoding ribonuclease H-like YkuK family protein, which codes for MIPEGLSFQNVTERRLSFQDVSERICSFIAGDVHASYHFVVGTDSQVFRGYTKFVTGVVIRRIGKGAWACYRQTVVPREMMKLREKLTLETVLSQEVAYYFMDGVLQRMEDLLLPYVYEGASLAHFIDIDAGTVPSVNETSLYVQEMVERVQGMGTYAARVKPDSYAASSYANRFTKKAVPRYKRRSLF
- a CDS encoding extracellular solute-binding protein, whose protein sequence is MKTALKIRFIIFTVIIVALIATGCTTKAATTEPAATENGQKTLKVYWWGNDVRREKTLKVIDLFEKQYPNIKIEPVDATNADYWTLLAMTAADQDFPDVIQMDYKFIDEYAKRKLILPLDDLAASGKLDLTDLDASSRTTGTIDDKLYGVVTGINALSMMYNPEIFEQAGIPVPAASYTYEDLIQTARDLKEKISDPNFVPIGTDSLDFAYYIRQRGASYYSKDGSSLGYDKDEYLSDYFTMEKMLIDEGLMASAAVLKDRSADKDSLIVNQLAAFHRVTSNNIVSFTNLSGKALKLLPLPTFKGGSEGNYVKPSMYFSISAYTKLQDEAALFVDFFFNNLEVNDILLGERGVPATAKVREHLLSTMKETDKEQYVYMDEVEKHSSPLDPPVPLTSTSINTLFTKIRNQMLLGTITPVEAAKQFRDGANEIFADAAS